CATTTCCTCAAATGACACCCGATCCACCTGCTGCACGCTCAGGTCACGGGTGCGCCGCCATCCAAGTTCTCCGCGCTCGAACCCCCCCACCGTGGCCACCCAGGCCTTTCCAATAAGAGCCGCTGCGAGCTCGTAGGTTTTCTTCGCGTCATCGATCTTTTGGAACAACTTGTTTACGGTATTCCCGAGCATCGCGCCGGCCTCCGCGGCCCGATTACCCTCGGTCAGCTTTTCGGTATCTTGCGCCATGGCAATCATAGAAATCCCGAGTGATCTCGCCTGCGCAAACATCACCGCAATCCCATCCGAAAAGTAGTAGCCCAGCTCGTCCAAGGCCGCTGGGAAAGGATACGGCGCATTGGTCGCCTTCGAGCCTAGCAGTTTCTCGTACGATCCCTCGACCCCGGCTCCGAGGTTCTTCGCCATCATCACGCGCAGGCACGCGATCGCCAGCTTTCCAAGATTTTCAGCCTCCTGCGACGACTTTTCGAGCGAAGGAATCAACATGAAAAGCACGCGGTTATGAAGCGCGACGTCGACCATGTCGATTTCCGGATAAGTCTTGCTGAAGATGTGGCCGTAGGTCTTGTCTAGCATATTCAGCACTGGCATCAACTGGTTGATGCGATACGAGTGCTGTTCAAACGCAACGTTCTCCTGTTCCAACGAAGCATCGGAGGCGGGTGATCCACCTTTGTTGGGCCCGCGACCTGGAGGCGGGGGCTGCTCCGACCCGTTTGCTTGGGCAGCCTGACCACGTCCATGTTTCTTCAGTAGCCGATCCACTCTATAGCCGGGACACCCAGAGTCCAGGTATGTCTTGACGCCGACAAATCCGTACGACCACTGGCCACGATTCTTCTGTGCCTCGTCATAACCCTCTATGTAGAGCTCCTCAAACTTTGGGAGCGCCAAGTACTCAATCAGCGTCGAGACTGATATCGTCATTCCCTGCGTGTCGCGCTTATAAAACAGAGCAACTACCAGGACGCGCCACACGTTGATCGCCTTCTCCTGCCACGACTTTCCGTCGCCCTCCGCCTTATGCAGGAGGTTGATGCCCATCTGGGTGCCGGTATCGGCATCCACGTCATAGAACGGAGCCAGGCCGTTGCCAATCTTGGTGCGCGATCGGGCAACTTCCTGTGGGCTTCGCCCCCCGAGCAGAAAATTCAGGAAGAGTATCGAGTGATCCCGACCGAAAGCGCGGCACATTGTGGAACCGTCGGTGGGCAATTTGTTGTCTGCTTTTCCGTCCGCGACGAAGAACCCACTCCCCCAGCACAACGCGTTGAACATGATGCCTTTCAGGGTCTCGGTTTTCCCACTTCCGGTAGAACCGAATATTCCCCAATGACGCCGAAACCCGTCATCTCCAACCCATGCCTGTTCGAAGTCTTCATAGGGGGACGTCGAACGAACCGAGCCGATGAGCCCGATCCCGTCTCCCTGCTTTCCCGTGACGGGGTCGAAGAATGGTTCTCCCCCCACATACGCGGGATACCGGTATGGAAGTCTCTTTCGAAGCGTTGAGACCAGAAAGTGAACGAAGAGGTACAGCGCAAAGAGAACCGGCGCGATGATTGGAATGAGCAGCATTAGGCATGCTGTGCCAACAAGAAGGAGCGCAAAGTGACGATTGACAGTTAGCCACTCCAGCACCTTGTCCATTGCCGGTCGTACGTCCACGACTCGCTTATGGATAGGAATTTCGTGCCGAGTTTCGACCTGATGGCTCATTCGGGGCTCCTTGCCTCAGCCTTGGCAGCCCGCCTCAACTCTCCCCTTAGCGCCTGGTACGCTACGCCGAGAGCGCCTAACCATCCGACGGCCAGCGCGCATCGTTCTCCCTCCGATCCTACCAACCGTCCAATTCTCTCTAGATCGTAGCAAGCTCGACCGCGTCTGCGTCGAGCACCGCAGTTCGAGATCGTCGGATCAGCCGTCCAATCAGCAAGCAGCTTGCTACCGTAGCTTGCTAGCCACGCCGCAACAGCGAGATCTCCACCATGCATCGCTCGTGCCGGCGGCTGCTGCCGAAGTTCGATGACGACATCGGCGACAGCGGCTTCCATCGCTCGAAGGGGGCCCACCATTGCAGCAAGAGAGACAATCACGTCTTTGACGGCGTTAGCCTTGATGCTTGCCTGCAACAGTCGTTCGGCGACCGCCTCCACGCCCAACCCGACAGTCGACGGGATTGCAGAAACAGCTTGCCGATCGCCTCGTACTAGTGCGTTCGCGACACGCTCGAGCTTCTCCTGCCGAGCCAACGCTGCAATGTTCGACTCGACCCAGCCCCGCTCGATCCCTCGGAGCATATCTCGCATACTCAATCCTCTTTGGGAAGCCGCAGCCAGTCGCGGAGATCGCCGGCCGAGTTAAGTGGGCCGGTCAGTCTGCCATCGGGAGACACGACGGTTGGAGTCTTCTTTAGACCCAACTTTGAGAACAGTGCCTGCGTCACGAGACTTTTCTTCTTGTTCGCGGGCGATGCCGGATACCTCGAGATGAAGTGGCGAGCCTTCTCCTCATCGAATGACTGATCCATGAAGGAGCGCCACAGCTCATCGGCCCGCTGCTCTTTTCTGTCAACCGCTTCGAAGAAGCTCGCAACGACTTCCGCCGATAGGTCGCCCCTCAGCCCGACGGGGATAACAACGGGCCGTTGATGTTCGGGCAGGGCGTCAATGGCCGGCTGCATCGCATGGCAATATGGGCATAGTGGATCTGCAAAAGCAAACCACGATGCCTCCGATTGCGACGCCCCCAGTTGGATGCCAAGGGCTTTGCCGATTGTTTGGACCGCAACCAACTCGTCCACGTACAACCTCACGTCAGAGTCAGCGCCGATGTCACTCCTTGGCACTGAGGTTGCCGCCGCACCTAGCTGCTGGGTCGACACGGGACTTTGGGGCAGACTCATGCCCTGATTGACAACACGGATCTGGGAATTGGACGGCATCATCAAGGAGTAGACGAACAGAGCAACGACCGCTGTTCCTGCAACGCGGAGCCATGACCGCGGCGGCGCCTTTCTCTTGAAGTTCTGGTGCACCCAGGCGCGCGCGCGTCGAGTGGCCATACCCACTGTGCGATAGGAGCGGCCGATCTGTGTCTTCGTTGCTTCCGCCATGCTGGAGTGGGTCAGGTAGAACCTGTACTCCCCCCCCTCTAGTACCACCTCGGCAATGATCCCCGGGCGATGATCGTTCACTCTACTAATTTCAGCGCGATATGTGGACGCCGAGAGTCTCTCCCGAATAATGTAGCCAGACCAATCTCCAACAAGCACATTCCAATTCACTTGAGGTGAGTTCATAGAGTTATCCTAAGGTGTTGCGCTTCCTTGGCGTACGCCAGGAGCAGACGAACCGGCCAGGGCGTCTTGAAGTCGCGCATCTTCTGCGGCCTTCATTTCTCGAAGCTGACCGGCGGCGTAGTTGTCAAATTCGCTGTCTTCAGTAAGCGCTTCTGCAGGAGGATCATTGGGCGCGACTTCCGGTTCAAGCGCTTGTCGAGCCATCCGCCAGATATCCTTCGACTTCCACATTTGATCGAGGTGGTCATCATCGACGCCGTTTACCCAAGCATCGAACTCGGCCTTGAAGCCTGTCACTACTTCGTTGACAAAGATGATCGGCATGGTCTTTCCGCGTTCTCCGCGTTGCCGATCCTTTTCATGAACTGCGCACAAAGGCAGCATTCCCTCCTCGACGCACATTCGCTCATAAGGGTGCTGACCAAGGGCCGCTACGGCCGATTCCGAATGAGGTGTATGTCGGCCGTCCGTATCCAAGACAAAGAATAGGATGCGATCCATAGGCCGGAGCCAGAGGTACCGCCATGAACCGATCTTGGATGAGCGTCCAGCAATGCGCTGTAGTTCAAGGAGAAACGTGTATTCCCAGTGGTGCATTTGGAGCAGCTGTTTCACTGCACCGTGCTCCCTGTACTTGTCGTACATTTCCTGAACAATGGGCAGGTCAAGTCGCGCCATGCCTTCGCGGGACCCATAAGCTGACCAGTTCAGAGCACGAATCACCTTTTCCGCATCAGCTCGCCCCTCTGCACCGTTAAAGGCTCCAGGCGCCAGCAAAGCGAACATCGTCTTTCCGAGACTGCTCATCCGGTCTACGAACGCGCGCTCTGTATTCCGCGAGTCAACGGCCAGGTCAACAATCTGTCGACCAAGGAACTCGTTGTGTCGGATTCGCTCCATCTTCCCGTTCGGGCCCGGGACCTCCATGAACGTGTACGCACTGAGGTACTCAGCCAGACGTGCTTCGTTTAGGCGCATTCCTGGTTCAATCGCCGGCACTCCTTTGACCTTCGCCCGATGAAGAACTTCCATTGGGGACACTTGGCGGCGCCACCTTTTCAGCTTGTTCTGTACAAGCTGCTTCTGAATGCAGGCGATTGGTGCAATGTCCGTCGTGAAGTGCATAAGCTCCTGCACCAGCAGATCAGGAGTCATCTTCCGTTGCAGATTTTGGGACTTAGCCCTCCGCGCGTACAACCGGGCGCCGATCATTAGCACCCAGCCGACCAGGAACAGGGACATGGGACGCATGGCAGTGTGGGCGTAACCCAGCCAGTCGAAGAATCCAATTCTGGTCGGGTATCGTCGTGCGAGCCGGTACATGGCCTCCATATCGAACGCGACCTGCTCAGCATAGTCAAACGGCAGCCATCCCCAAGGCTTAGCAAGCCAATGGAACAG
The Achromobacter xylosoxidans A8 genome window above contains:
- a CDS encoding TraM recognition domain-containing protein produces the protein MSHQVETRHEIPIHKRVVDVRPAMDKVLEWLTVNRHFALLLVGTACLMLLIPIIAPVLFALYLFVHFLVSTLRKRLPYRYPAYVGGEPFFDPVTGKQGDGIGLIGSVRSTSPYEDFEQAWVGDDGFRRHWGIFGSTGSGKTETLKGIMFNALCWGSGFFVADGKADNKLPTDGSTMCRAFGRDHSILFLNFLLGGRSPQEVARSRTKIGNGLAPFYDVDADTGTQMGINLLHKAEGDGKSWQEKAINVWRVLVVALFYKRDTQGMTISVSTLIEYLALPKFEELYIEGYDEAQKNRGQWSYGFVGVKTYLDSGCPGYRVDRLLKKHGRGQAAQANGSEQPPPPGRGPNKGGSPASDASLEQENVAFEQHSYRINQLMPVLNMLDKTYGHIFSKTYPEIDMVDVALHNRVLFMLIPSLEKSSQEAENLGKLAIACLRVMMAKNLGAGVEGSYEKLLGSKATNAPYPFPAALDELGYYFSDGIAVMFAQARSLGISMIAMAQDTEKLTEGNRAAEAGAMLGNTVNKLFQKIDDAKKTYELAAALIGKAWVATVGGFERGELGWRRTRDLSVQQVDRVSFEEMNRMKQGEAIMISDGVLRRIRTLYVGDWLKKLNNQSFHVNRFLQVHKPSRDIVRAISMPVPSAKVESEFDGGVRLLRIMRGEESPRGEVTRVAMIEAISQAASRIPKEIIGIERGVLLYQAACSALGLSSAFPSDWSAIAPETIAPPKEGGETLRANEGQPGSRSARFAARPDLAAELTGPIEDDPYAPPDPMALIRKAGPAVLGPLGGFAAIAAADVPAPLTIAPALPTGRSALDEGVPMGASVWDMVPLDDAGIDLELESMPTSEDAAFIADSLMQAHNMLLTPRSDDGTVVGVDQASLDGLVRVEDVLGNPEPEQGAHTMQKVVSVATTPDTVAREQISLQDVDDFFDNLEKQAASKGPPPNGQADALDTGA
- a CDS encoding thioredoxin fold domain-containing protein, whose product is MNSPQVNWNVLVGDWSGYIIRERLSASTYRAEISRVNDHRPGIIAEVVLEGGEYRFYLTHSSMAEATKTQIGRSYRTVGMATRRARAWVHQNFKRKAPPRSWLRVAGTAVVALFVYSLMMPSNSQIRVVNQGMSLPQSPVSTQQLGAAATSVPRSDIGADSDVRLYVDELVAVQTIGKALGIQLGASQSEASWFAFADPLCPYCHAMQPAIDALPEHQRPVVIPVGLRGDLSAEVVASFFEAVDRKEQRADELWRSFMDQSFDEEKARHFISRYPASPANKKKSLVTQALFSKLGLKKTPTVVSPDGRLTGPLNSAGDLRDWLRLPKED